The Aureitalea marina genome includes a window with the following:
- a CDS encoding HAEPLYID family protein — translation MRPFLSFSLLFLVIIGCIQRAYGQEEQSREERKLENERFDDALIEKVEDSEEPDKVLHAEPLYIDLIRDLGARKGEQEWNLGFGVLDRDGYNEIEALIEYEFAIIDRLGLEIEFPFSFFTVNEEGVVQPENKLNSLQLAGQYTLVVSKKAKFSFAIGYLHEFEFTSFKQYGKEDLYKGNVFNPFAVAAKRWGDNFHTLIYAGPVIERLFGTGMSEIDWQINTNLDYMISGTNNFIGIEFNKSFEDGDFDMTMRPQMRVTIDDHWMAGIVTGIPVEQENEGLSMFVRLIYEPD, via the coding sequence ATGAGACCATTTCTATCTTTCTCGTTACTGTTCCTCGTGATCATCGGGTGCATACAACGGGCATACGGGCAGGAGGAGCAGAGCCGTGAAGAGAGAAAACTAGAGAACGAACGCTTTGACGATGCACTGATCGAGAAGGTCGAGGACTCTGAAGAACCCGACAAGGTCCTGCATGCAGAACCCCTGTACATCGATCTGATCAGGGACCTGGGAGCCCGGAAGGGCGAACAGGAATGGAATCTAGGCTTCGGTGTTTTGGACCGAGATGGTTACAATGAGATCGAAGCTTTGATCGAATACGAGTTCGCTATCATCGATCGTCTAGGGCTGGAGATCGAATTTCCCTTCTCATTTTTCACAGTTAATGAAGAAGGCGTTGTTCAACCGGAAAACAAATTGAACAGTCTACAATTAGCCGGGCAGTACACCCTGGTGGTCTCTAAAAAGGCTAAATTTTCCTTCGCCATTGGCTATTTACACGAATTTGAGTTCACGTCGTTTAAGCAATATGGCAAGGAAGACCTCTACAAGGGTAATGTCTTCAATCCGTTCGCCGTGGCCGCCAAACGATGGGGCGATAATTTTCATACGCTGATCTATGCCGGTCCGGTCATTGAACGGCTTTTCGGAACAGGAATGTCCGAAATAGATTGGCAGATCAATACCAACCTGGATTATATGATATCAGGCACCAATAACTTCATTGGGATAGAATTCAATAAGTCCTTTGAAGATGGTGATTTCGATATGACCATGCGACCTCAGATGCGGGTGACCATTGACGATCATTGGATGGCGGGAATAGTTACGGGTATTCCTGTAGAACAGGAAAATGAAGGCCTCAGTATGTTTGTGCGTTTGATCTATGAACCGGACTGA
- a CDS encoding M14 family metallopeptidase has translation MKRVLFLLVILMTMNLGYSQDYQVDLDYYLPEDVSYNPAIPTPKSVVGHEVGDWHITHDKLAQYMYTLAEASDRITIENRGATFEGRPILLLTITSPANHGRIDQIRRDHVSLVEEGSASMNTAEMPIVVYQGFSIHGNEPSGANASLAAAYYLAAAQGPKIDQLLNDMVILFDPSFNPDGLQRFAYWANIHKSQNVNPDPNDREYSEVWPGGRTNHYWFDMNRDWMPVQLPESRARINTFHNWYPNILTDHHEMGTNASFFFQPGIPSRTHPLTPQKNQDLTGAIAKFHVKAFDKLGSFYYTEESFDDFYYGKGSTFPDINGAVGILFEQASSRGHAQESDNGILTFPFTIRNQFTAALSTLEAAISMRQEMLDYQRDFYNDARREGSKGGAIVFGDEKDAAKTYHLAEILSRHKIKFHELASDFSQNGKNYKKGYAYVIPKNQRQTRLVNAMFEKRTSFTDSLFYDISAWTFPLAFNLDYAETSISRAGSEVTDLQMRDASAPSTSNYAYLMEWHEYYTPKALNIILQKGLRAKVGMKQFSLGGVDYDYGTVMIPVQNQKLSAGELGEFLQKVSREAHVDIKAVNTGLTVGIDLGSNNFRAIDKASVAIIIGDGINPYDAGEIWHLFDTRYQMHITKLDTRNLGRMDLSRYTDIILPASWGGGPDKAVAEKLKAWVEKGGTLIAYRSAGRWLDRNELLKMNFKSREDSTSTISFEQRGDYFGAQVIGGAIFDTRIDRSHPIAFGYKNKELAMFRNTTLFVEADKNSYNNPIRYTDSPLLSGYISEENLDQLSGTVPFKTRGMGRGKVVYFTDNTNFRAFWYGTNKLLMNAIFFGDQM, from the coding sequence ATGAAGAGAGTTTTATTCTTACTGGTTATTCTTATGACCATGAACCTGGGATATTCCCAAGACTACCAGGTGGATCTGGACTACTACCTCCCAGAAGATGTCAGTTACAACCCCGCAATTCCTACCCCTAAAAGTGTGGTGGGACACGAGGTGGGAGATTGGCATATCACCCACGACAAACTAGCTCAGTACATGTACACCCTGGCCGAAGCCAGTGATCGGATCACAATTGAGAACAGAGGAGCCACCTTTGAAGGGCGACCGATATTACTGCTGACAATTACATCACCGGCCAACCACGGCCGGATCGATCAGATTCGACGGGATCATGTTAGCCTGGTCGAGGAAGGTTCGGCATCCATGAACACCGCCGAGATGCCGATCGTAGTCTATCAAGGTTTTTCCATACACGGTAATGAACCCAGTGGAGCCAATGCTTCCTTGGCGGCGGCTTACTACCTGGCAGCTGCGCAAGGGCCAAAGATCGACCAACTTTTAAATGATATGGTGATTTTGTTCGATCCTTCCTTCAATCCGGATGGACTGCAACGCTTTGCTTATTGGGCCAACATCCACAAAAGCCAGAATGTCAACCCGGATCCAAATGACAGAGAATACAGTGAAGTCTGGCCCGGTGGTAGAACCAATCACTATTGGTTTGATATGAACAGGGACTGGATGCCCGTTCAGCTCCCTGAAAGCCGCGCAAGGATCAATACCTTTCACAATTGGTATCCCAACATCCTCACCGACCATCACGAGATGGGGACCAACGCCAGCTTTTTCTTCCAACCAGGGATTCCATCGCGGACCCACCCTTTAACACCACAGAAGAACCAGGATCTGACCGGAGCCATTGCAAAATTCCACGTAAAGGCCTTCGACAAACTTGGAAGCTTCTACTATACCGAAGAAAGTTTTGACGATTTCTACTACGGTAAGGGATCGACCTTTCCGGACATCAACGGGGCGGTAGGAATCTTGTTCGAACAGGCCTCTTCAAGGGGCCACGCCCAGGAGAGTGATAACGGAATCCTGACCTTTCCCTTTACCATACGCAATCAGTTTACGGCGGCCCTATCAACCTTAGAGGCGGCAATTTCCATGCGTCAGGAAATGCTGGATTATCAGCGTGATTTCTACAATGATGCTCGCCGGGAAGGATCAAAAGGCGGAGCCATTGTCTTTGGAGATGAAAAGGATGCGGCCAAGACCTATCACCTGGCCGAGATCCTGAGCAGACACAAGATCAAATTCCATGAACTGGCATCTGATTTTAGTCAGAATGGCAAGAACTACAAGAAAGGATACGCCTACGTGATCCCTAAGAACCAGAGACAAACACGTCTGGTGAATGCCATGTTCGAGAAGCGCACCAGTTTTACGGACAGCCTGTTCTACGACATCAGTGCCTGGACCTTTCCGCTGGCCTTTAACCTGGACTATGCGGAAACTTCGATAAGCAGAGCTGGAAGCGAAGTGACCGACCTTCAAATGAGGGATGCCTCGGCCCCCAGCACGTCCAATTATGCCTACCTGATGGAGTGGCACGAGTATTATACCCCCAAAGCACTGAATATAATCCTTCAGAAAGGACTTCGTGCCAAGGTGGGTATGAAGCAGTTCAGCTTGGGTGGGGTCGATTACGATTACGGCACCGTTATGATCCCCGTACAGAATCAGAAACTTTCGGCAGGAGAACTGGGCGAATTCCTTCAAAAGGTCTCCCGCGAAGCACATGTGGATATCAAAGCGGTGAATACCGGCCTGACCGTTGGGATCGACCTGGGTAGTAACAACTTCCGGGCAATCGATAAGGCTTCTGTGGCCATCATTATCGGAGATGGCATCAACCCCTATGATGCCGGAGAGATCTGGCATTTGTTCGATACCCGTTACCAAATGCATATCACCAAACTGGACACCCGAAACCTGGGCCGTATGGACCTGAGCAGGTATACAGACATCATTCTGCCCGCTTCCTGGGGAGGAGGGCCGGATAAGGCTGTGGCCGAAAAACTGAAAGCCTGGGTCGAGAAAGGAGGTACGTTGATCGCCTACAGAAGCGCCGGAAGATGGTTGGACCGAAATGAGCTATTGAAAATGAATTTTAAATCCAGGGAAGATTCTACCTCGACCATCAGTTTTGAACAGCGAGGTGACTACTTCGGAGCACAGGTCATTGGCGGCGCCATCTTTGACACCCGGATCGACAGGTCACATCCTATCGCTTTTGGCTACAAGAACAAAGAATTGGCTATGTTTCGCAACACTACCTTATTTGTGGAGGCTGACAAGAACTCCTATAACAATCCAATCCGGTATACTGATAGTCCTTTACTCAGCGGATATATATCCGAGGAGAACCTGGATCAATTGTCCGGCACTGTGCCATTCAAGACACGAGGAATGGGTAGAGGTAAGGTGGTTTATTTTACCGATAACACCAACTTTCGCGCCTTCTGGTACGGAACCAACAAATTGCTGATGAATGCCATCTTCTTTGGAGATCAAATGTAG
- a CDS encoding DUF885 domain-containing protein: MKKSLALMALITLMYSCKKDAPQRDWSGEFDQMLVNYAEDGKKLNPLFATFMGDSRYNDLFPNYLDPTVQDSMVAHYNRYKAQVVEFPDSLLSSSQQMSKAVLLWECDINLEGFNYDKPRYMPIDQMWSPHLMMGQLGSGASAQPFKTVQDYENWIKRTDGFIAWLNSARENMEAGMGNGYVLPASLVVKVVPQLRAMSDPELEDHLFYGPVANLPSDFSAEDKERLTTAYSELIEERLKPSYLQLAEFMEGPYSESARESSGIQGIPEGDAYYAHQIKLYTTTEMTAAEIHDLGLSEVARIRGEMEKVMAEVGFEGDLRSFFDHVRSKPELMPYTDPQQVIDHFNAIHEKMKPQIEVLFDKKPKTSFEVRRTEAFRERSASAEYNPGSLKDGRPGIFYVPIPDVTAYNIHGDESLFLHEAIPGHHYQVALTQENDDLPDFRKNLFYSGYGEGWALYAESLGKELGLLTDPYQYFGMLGAEMHRAIRLVVDTGLHYKGWSREEAIEYSLNNEAESEASITAEIERYMANPGQALSYKIGQLTILRLRQEAEAQLGDAFDIREFHNQVLETGSVPLALLEEKIANWIAASL; encoded by the coding sequence ATGAAAAAGTCCTTAGCCTTAATGGCCTTAATCACCCTAATGTACTCTTGTAAAAAAGATGCTCCGCAGCGCGATTGGAGCGGAGAATTTGACCAGATGCTCGTGAATTATGCCGAAGATGGCAAGAAACTGAACCCACTCTTTGCCACCTTTATGGGAGATAGCCGGTATAATGACCTCTTCCCTAATTATCTGGATCCGACTGTTCAAGACAGTATGGTTGCCCATTACAACCGCTATAAGGCCCAGGTGGTCGAGTTCCCGGATAGCCTGCTCAGCAGCAGCCAACAAATGAGCAAAGCCGTTCTGTTATGGGAGTGTGATATTAATTTGGAGGGATTCAACTATGACAAACCGCGATATATGCCCATAGACCAGATGTGGTCTCCCCATTTGATGATGGGACAATTGGGCAGTGGTGCCAGCGCCCAACCCTTTAAGACCGTACAGGACTATGAGAACTGGATCAAAAGGACCGATGGCTTCATTGCCTGGCTAAATTCGGCCCGAGAAAATATGGAGGCAGGAATGGGTAATGGCTATGTACTGCCTGCTTCTTTGGTAGTCAAAGTGGTACCTCAGCTCAGGGCCATGTCAGATCCTGAATTAGAAGATCACCTGTTTTACGGTCCTGTCGCCAATTTGCCTTCTGATTTTAGTGCCGAAGACAAAGAGCGCCTAACAACGGCCTATTCCGAATTGATCGAAGAGCGGCTGAAACCTAGTTACCTGCAATTAGCAGAATTTATGGAGGGCCCCTATTCTGAAAGTGCTCGCGAAAGTTCCGGTATACAAGGAATACCCGAAGGTGATGCGTATTACGCTCACCAGATCAAGTTATACACCACAACAGAGATGACTGCAGCAGAAATCCACGATTTAGGTTTGAGTGAGGTAGCACGCATCCGTGGAGAAATGGAAAAAGTTATGGCCGAAGTCGGATTTGAGGGAGACCTGAGATCATTTTTTGACCATGTACGTTCCAAGCCAGAGCTCATGCCATATACCGACCCTCAGCAGGTTATAGATCATTTTAATGCAATTCATGAAAAAATGAAACCCCAGATCGAAGTCCTCTTCGATAAAAAACCAAAGACTTCCTTCGAGGTAAGGCGGACGGAAGCATTCCGGGAGCGCTCGGCCAGTGCAGAATACAACCCGGGTTCCTTAAAGGATGGACGTCCGGGAATTTTCTATGTACCTATCCCAGATGTAACGGCTTACAACATTCACGGTGACGAATCCCTTTTCCTTCACGAAGCTATCCCAGGTCACCACTATCAAGTGGCCCTGACACAGGAAAACGACGATCTTCCAGACTTCAGGAAGAACCTTTTTTACAGTGGTTACGGAGAAGGATGGGCACTATATGCCGAGTCACTTGGAAAAGAACTAGGCCTGCTAACTGACCCCTATCAGTACTTTGGAATGTTGGGGGCCGAGATGCACCGTGCCATCCGATTGGTGGTAGATACAGGCCTGCACTACAAAGGCTGGAGTCGGGAAGAAGCAATAGAATACTCCTTGAACAATGAAGCGGAATCCGAGGCCTCAATCACTGCAGAGATCGAGCGCTATATGGCTAATCCGGGCCAGGCTCTGAGTTATAAAATAGGACAGCTTACCATTCTCCGGTTGAGACAAGAGGCCGAGGCTCAATTGGGAGATGCATTCGATATTCGTGAATTCCATAATCAAGTTCTGGAAACCGGGTCCGTTCCACTTGCTTTACTGGAAGAAAAAATCGCCAACTGGATAGCCGCCTCACTTTAG
- a CDS encoding PUR family DNA/RNA-binding protein, translated as MSDHNTIEREEIFSKVMRAGRRTYFFDVRETKAGDYYLTITESKKFTNDDGSFHYKKHKIFLYKEDFGEFRDTLEEMINYVLDAKGEEVISERHQKDYKKNGQMDPQENGQTDSSSFTDIEFDDI; from the coding sequence ATGAGCGACCACAATACGATTGAGCGGGAAGAAATCTTCTCGAAAGTGATGAGAGCCGGCCGCCGGACCTATTTTTTTGATGTTCGAGAAACCAAAGCAGGTGATTATTATCTGACAATCACAGAGAGTAAAAAATTCACGAACGACGATGGGTCCTTCCACTACAAAAAACACAAGATCTTCCTGTACAAAGAGGATTTTGGAGAGTTTAGGGATACCCTCGAAGAGATGATCAACTACGTATTAGATGCCAAAGGTGAAGAGGTTATCTCGGAACGTCATCAAAAGGATTATAAGAAGAACGGTCAGATGGATCCACAGGAAAATGGCCAGACCGATTCATCCAGTTTTACCGACATAGAATTTGACGATATTTAG
- a CDS encoding Lacal_2735 family protein, which translates to MGLFKRTSPTEKLQKKYEKLMADWHRLSTVNRAESDKKYAEAQEVLAKIEQLQA; encoded by the coding sequence ATGGGACTATTCAAACGTACTTCTCCAACCGAGAAACTGCAGAAGAAATACGAAAAATTAATGGCCGATTGGCATCGTTTATCTACGGTAAATAGGGCCGAGAGTGATAAGAAATATGCCGAAGCTCAAGAGGTACTTGCCAAGATCGAACAGCTACAGGCTTAA
- a CDS encoding SulP family inorganic anion transporter gives MKQLLLRNFTFNPKDDILSGLTVALALVPEAVAFAFVAGVDPLVGLYGAFMMGIVTAIAGGRPGMISGATGAMAVVMVHLIQQGNEFGASLAEPVQNLGLQWLFITLLFVGGIQVLAGVLRLGKFVRLIPHPVMMGFVNGLAIVIFLSQLGMFTTVVDGESQWLSGAELWKMIALVALTMGIMFFLPKLTKKIPAALTAIVVVAALVILGNLDVSTVGSFIREGGGEGLKGGLPSFQSGIFDVLYTLEGNWDLILSTAFVLAAVGLIESLMTLNLIDEMTQTRGSGNRECAAQGAANVLNGLFGGMGGCAMIGQSIINVSSGGRGRLSGIVAALALLSFILFGSGLIEQIPIAALVGVMFMVVIGTFAWSSFRVIRKIPLSDAFVLVLVSAITVWKDLAVAVIAGVIVSALVFAWKNALMIRARKRLKEDGTKVYEIWGPLFFGSVQTFNSKFDLKSDPAQVEIDFMESRIADHSGIEAIKGLVNRYKQAGKELRLTHLSPDCIHLLLKAEPGLDSLIERSIDDPRYYVVTDTVDAEV, from the coding sequence ATGAAACAATTATTGCTGCGCAATTTCACATTCAACCCCAAGGACGATATTCTATCAGGACTAACGGTGGCCCTGGCCCTTGTTCCGGAGGCAGTAGCCTTCGCATTTGTGGCTGGCGTGGACCCATTGGTAGGCCTCTATGGGGCCTTTATGATGGGTATAGTCACTGCTATTGCCGGTGGGCGTCCGGGTATGATCTCCGGAGCTACAGGAGCCATGGCCGTGGTCATGGTCCATTTAATACAGCAAGGCAATGAATTTGGCGCAAGCCTGGCAGAACCTGTCCAAAACCTGGGACTGCAATGGTTGTTCATCACCCTGCTTTTCGTTGGAGGGATTCAAGTTCTGGCCGGAGTGCTGCGCCTAGGTAAGTTCGTGAGGTTAATTCCCCATCCGGTGATGATGGGATTTGTCAATGGATTAGCTATTGTGATCTTTCTCTCCCAATTGGGTATGTTCACTACGGTGGTGGACGGTGAAAGTCAGTGGTTAAGCGGTGCCGAACTTTGGAAGATGATCGCCTTGGTGGCCCTGACCATGGGTATTATGTTCTTCCTACCCAAGCTCACTAAAAAAATACCTGCGGCACTTACGGCCATAGTTGTTGTGGCTGCACTTGTTATCCTGGGGAACCTGGATGTTTCTACAGTTGGATCCTTTATCCGAGAAGGAGGTGGTGAAGGGCTTAAAGGAGGACTTCCCAGCTTTCAATCTGGGATATTTGATGTGCTGTACACTCTGGAAGGTAATTGGGACCTCATCCTATCCACTGCATTCGTATTGGCAGCCGTTGGACTGATCGAATCACTTATGACCCTGAACCTGATCGACGAAATGACTCAGACCAGAGGGAGCGGTAACCGCGAATGTGCTGCCCAGGGTGCCGCTAATGTATTGAACGGGCTCTTTGGAGGTATGGGTGGTTGTGCCATGATCGGTCAATCCATTATCAATGTAAGCTCTGGCGGTAGAGGCCGATTATCGGGGATTGTCGCCGCCCTGGCCCTGTTGTCGTTCATTCTTTTCGGATCTGGCCTGATCGAACAAATACCAATTGCAGCACTTGTTGGAGTCATGTTCATGGTGGTAATCGGGACCTTTGCCTGGAGTAGCTTTCGGGTCATCAGGAAGATCCCACTTTCCGATGCATTTGTGCTGGTGCTTGTATCTGCCATCACAGTTTGGAAGGACCTGGCCGTTGCTGTAATTGCTGGTGTTATTGTCTCTGCCTTGGTATTTGCCTGGAAGAACGCCTTGATGATCCGCGCCCGTAAACGTCTCAAGGAGGACGGCACCAAAGTCTACGAGATCTGGGGACCGCTCTTTTTTGGATCTGTACAAACATTCAATAGTAAATTTGATCTGAAGAGCGACCCTGCTCAAGTAGAGATCGACTTCATGGAATCCCGTATCGCTGATCATTCCGGGATAGAGGCGATCAAAGGGTTGGTAAACCGATACAAACAAGCTGGGAAAGAGCTCAGGCTGACGCATTTAAGTCCAGATTGCATCCATCTTCTTTTAAAGGCCGAACCCGGCTTGGACAGCCTGATCGAACGCTCCATCGACGATCCGCGCTATTATGTGGTAACGGATACAGTAGATGCTGAGGTTTGA
- a CDS encoding thioredoxin family protein: MALTPSNMLALGTKAPNFNLPNVVTGESNSLSDVQGEKGTVVMFICNHCPYVKHVNEEIVRLANDYRVTGFGFVGISSNDVKNYPQDSPEKMAIVAEEENYSFPYLYDASQEIAQAYDAACTPDFYVFDAELRLVYRGQLDASRPGNRIQVTGRDVREALDNIMNNQPQRKDQRPSMGCGIKWKKD; this comes from the coding sequence ATGGCTTTAACACCTTCAAATATGTTGGCCTTGGGTACCAAGGCACCGAACTTTAACTTACCCAATGTTGTAACCGGAGAATCCAATTCGCTGAGCGATGTCCAGGGAGAAAAAGGAACGGTGGTCATGTTCATCTGTAATCACTGCCCTTATGTGAAACACGTGAACGAGGAGATCGTCCGGCTGGCAAACGACTACCGTGTGACCGGATTTGGGTTTGTGGGTATCAGCAGTAACGATGTAAAGAACTACCCACAGGACAGCCCCGAAAAAATGGCTATAGTTGCGGAAGAAGAAAATTATTCCTTTCCCTACCTATACGATGCAAGCCAGGAGATCGCTCAAGCTTATGACGCAGCCTGTACTCCGGATTTTTATGTCTTCGACGCCGAATTAAGATTGGTATACAGGGGGCAGTTGGATGCTTCCAGGCCAGGCAACCGCATTCAGGTAACAGGACGTGATGTCAGAGAGGCCTTAGACAATATCATGAACAATCAACCCCAGCGTAAGGATCAACGACCTAGCATGGGTTGTGGTATCAAATGGAAAAAGGACTGA
- a CDS encoding S8 family peptidase, with protein MKKLLLLFFIFSIGTASKAQTNPDERRLIVQFKADRVPQNAETAFQSSELATISQTIGLTRSKVIGNRQLNNTYLLKYDNTQLGRTQVMELLSDTDLFLFVEPDHKMSGTGVAATTPNDPLFYNRQWGLFNDGTFPLSPSTSDADIDMDEAWDLSTGDPDLIMAVMDSGLRYNHPELADRVWQNPNETSDGTDSDNNGYVDDLIGYDFAYEDNDPVDDHGHGTNVTSIMGMTGNNGLGYAGVNWNSQIMICKVLDEDNSGFYSWMIDGIFYVVDNGADVINMSIGGNSPSSALEQAIDYCYANNVPIAVSTGNQNSVIQYPARYANSIAVGSTDPDDGRTAPFFWDSNSGSNFGPQIDLVAPGNYIYGLSHTSNTNYNTYWGGTSQASPHVAGVISLMLSIRPELTVDQINLILQATSEDQVGDSGDTPGFDNFYGHGRLNARDALEMASTLGLEDNQQPTIRIGPNPMKIGDRLTINGLPHRDYGFRLFNTLGSEINLQIPAWSGQKAFVEMNGISTGFYLMQIIDQRSGSKLIRKLIIQ; from the coding sequence ATGAAAAAATTACTACTCCTTTTTTTTATATTCAGCATCGGTACTGCTTCAAAGGCCCAGACAAATCCTGATGAACGCAGGTTGATCGTTCAATTTAAAGCGGATCGAGTCCCTCAAAATGCAGAGACGGCCTTTCAGAGCTCAGAACTGGCAACCATCAGTCAGACCATTGGCCTGACCAGATCCAAGGTTATCGGTAACCGGCAATTGAACAATACCTATTTACTGAAATACGATAATACTCAGCTTGGGCGTACCCAGGTTATGGAGCTTTTATCTGATACTGACTTATTCCTTTTTGTAGAACCGGATCACAAAATGTCTGGAACAGGTGTTGCAGCAACTACTCCCAATGACCCTTTGTTTTACAACAGACAATGGGGGCTTTTTAATGACGGCACCTTCCCTCTTAGTCCCTCTACTTCGGATGCGGATATTGATATGGACGAAGCTTGGGACCTATCTACCGGTGATCCTGACCTAATCATGGCGGTCATGGATTCCGGACTGCGCTATAATCACCCTGAATTGGCAGACAGGGTCTGGCAAAATCCGAATGAGACTTCAGACGGCACTGACTCTGACAATAACGGCTATGTGGATGATCTGATCGGTTATGACTTTGCCTATGAGGACAATGACCCTGTAGATGATCATGGTCACGGGACCAATGTGACAAGCATCATGGGTATGACCGGAAATAACGGCCTTGGCTATGCCGGTGTAAACTGGAATTCACAGATCATGATCTGTAAGGTTTTAGACGAAGATAATTCTGGCTTTTATTCCTGGATGATAGACGGGATCTTCTATGTGGTAGACAATGGTGCTGACGTGATCAATATGTCCATTGGAGGGAATTCACCCTCATCGGCCTTAGAACAAGCCATAGATTATTGCTACGCCAACAACGTGCCAATTGCAGTGTCTACAGGTAACCAGAACTCCGTGATCCAATATCCGGCACGTTATGCGAATTCTATAGCTGTGGGGTCCACAGATCCTGATGATGGGCGCACAGCCCCCTTTTTCTGGGACTCAAACAGTGGTAGTAATTTTGGGCCACAGATCGATCTGGTAGCTCCAGGCAACTACATTTATGGACTAAGTCACACTTCCAACACCAATTACAATACCTATTGGGGCGGAACTTCCCAGGCATCACCCCATGTGGCTGGTGTGATCTCCCTGATGCTATCCATTCGTCCGGAACTAACTGTAGACCAAATCAACCTTATCCTGCAGGCAACTTCAGAGGATCAAGTTGGAGATTCCGGGGATACTCCAGGCTTTGATAACTTCTATGGCCATGGTCGTTTGAATGCCAGAGATGCCCTTGAAATGGCCTCTACCCTTGGCTTGGAGGACAATCAGCAACCTACGATCCGCATTGGTCCTAATCCGATGAAAATTGGAGATCGACTGACGATCAATGGCCTCCCTCACAGAGACTATGGTTTTAGACTTTTCAATACTCTTGGAAGCGAGATCAACTTGCAAATTCCAGCCTGGAGCGGACAAAAAGCCTTTGTGGAAATGAACGGGATCAGCACAGGATTTTACTTGATGCAGATCATCGACCAGCGAAGTGGTAGTAAATTGATCCGTAAACTGATCATTCAATAA
- a CDS encoding acyloxyacyl hydrolase: MTLNSCLKAIIPLPFFLFASLAILAQESTINFSDVRNTPNYGRFRLIEVRGHTGVHLYSGEGLDDKLDSGYGSVEVRYGWQFSDPEGWGARYGYPSYGVGIYSGWVGDPQVFGNPNAVYGWINFPIDGPGYRNTFSINTAFGLTYNLEPFDPVNNPLNDAIGANMAVYFDMSFEFAYRLTREADLIYGLDFAHFSNGRTFTPNWGLNMFGLVLGMRYHYNADQHRINKDPYTDELLQARYKRSVSAKPQRVSKNFIDVLAAIGTVQNDEDAGTNTRYVTFSGVIDYRHQFNNMHAVTGGVDYFYDASLQASFPDDNSALSMVAVHVGYDFMLWRMAVRLQVGTYLTDDRGKEPVYLRPALRYHFNDWLAAQIGLKTRNGAAADWIEWGLAFTPFSW; encoded by the coding sequence ATGACGCTCAATTCTTGCCTTAAGGCGATAATTCCTCTTCCTTTCTTTTTATTTGCTTCCTTAGCAATACTTGCTCAGGAATCAACAATCAATTTTTCAGATGTCAGGAACACCCCCAATTACGGGCGTTTTCGCCTTATAGAAGTTAGGGGACATACTGGTGTACACCTGTATTCCGGTGAAGGTCTGGATGACAAGCTGGACAGTGGCTACGGATCGGTAGAAGTCCGATATGGTTGGCAATTTAGTGATCCAGAAGGATGGGGAGCTCGTTATGGATACCCTTCCTACGGTGTGGGTATTTACTCAGGTTGGGTAGGCGACCCTCAAGTCTTTGGCAATCCGAATGCCGTCTATGGTTGGATCAACTTCCCGATTGACGGACCAGGTTACCGCAATACATTCTCCATCAATACTGCCTTTGGACTGACGTATAACCTGGAACCCTTTGATCCGGTGAATAACCCTCTTAATGACGCGATAGGAGCCAACATGGCCGTCTATTTTGATATGAGCTTCGAGTTTGCTTACCGGTTGACCCGGGAAGCCGATCTGATCTACGGACTGGATTTTGCCCACTTTAGTAATGGAAGGACTTTTACACCTAACTGGGGTCTCAATATGTTTGGTCTCGTATTGGGGATGAGATATCATTACAATGCAGATCAACACAGGATTAACAAAGATCCCTATACCGATGAACTGTTACAGGCTCGTTATAAACGTTCGGTTTCTGCCAAACCACAGCGAGTGAGCAAGAACTTCATCGATGTTCTTGCGGCTATCGGAACGGTTCAAAACGATGAAGACGCGGGGACAAATACCCGCTACGTTACCTTTTCCGGGGTGATCGACTACCGCCACCAGTTCAACAATATGCACGCCGTCACCGGAGGAGTTGACTACTTTTATGATGCCAGCCTCCAAGCCAGTTTTCCCGATGATAACAGCGCACTTTCGATGGTTGCAGTTCATGTGGGCTATGATTTTATGCTTTGGAGGATGGCGGTCCGCCTTCAAGTCGGAACATATCTCACGGACGATCGTGGCAAGGAACCGGTATACCTTCGACCTGCCCTTAGGTATCATTTCAATGATTGGCTAGCCGCTCAGATCGGTTTGAAAACCCGCAATGGTGCTGCGGCGGACTGGATAGAATGGGGACTTGCATTCACACCTTTCTCCTGGTGA